From a single Aphelocoma coerulescens isolate FSJ_1873_10779 unplaced genomic scaffold, UR_Acoe_1.0 HiC_scaffold_39, whole genome shotgun sequence genomic region:
- the LOC138101664 gene encoding serine/threonine-protein kinase pim-1-like: MNHFGQKKKLQELYQLGPQLGSGSFGTVFSGIRLSDGSPVAIKRVARESVLQWPAGGTVSSSQPDGTRVPMEIVLMEKVGSGCHNIIQLLDWFELPDSFLLVMERPEPSQDLLAFLLEQGFLCEEMARWLFCQVLEAVRHCTACGVLHRDIKPENLLVDPESGDLKLIDFGCGTFLQEQAFTRFAGTHMYSPPEWICLGCYHGHSATIWSLGVLLYVMVCGNMPFQEDRDIVSGQLFFWQQVSPECQHLIRWCLSKHPADRPALEEILRHPWVRGRRL, encoded by the exons ATGAACCACTTTG ggcaaaagaagaagctgcaggagctgtaccagctgggccctcagctgggcagcggtaGCTTCGGCActgttttctcgggcatccgcctctcagACGGGAgtccg gtggccatcaaacgcgtggcccgggagagcgtcctgcagtg gcctgctggaggcactgtctcctcctcacagcccgacggcacccgtgttcccatggagatcgtgctcatggagaaggtgggctctggctgccacaacatcatccagctccttgactggtttgagctgcctgacagcttcctgctggtgatggagcgtccggagccatcgcaggatctcctggcctTCCTGCTAGAGCAGGggttcctgtgcgaggagatggcgcgctggcttttctgccaggtgctggaggccgtgcggcactgcaccgcctgcggcgtcctgcaccgggacatcaagccagagaatctcctcgtggacccggagagcggcgacctgaagctcatcgacttcggttgtggcaccttcctccaggagcaggcctttacgcgatttgccg gaacacacatgtacagcccacccgagtggatctgccttggctgctaccacggccattcggcaaccatctggtccctgggcgtgctgctgtatgtcatggtctgcgggaacatgCCCTTCCAGGAGGACCGTgacatcgtgtcggggcagctcttcttctggcagcaggtctctccag agtgccaacatctgatccgctggtgtttgtccaagcaccctgcggacaggccagcgctggaggagatcttgcgccacccttgggtgCGGGGcaggcgtctttga